A portion of the Paucilactobacillus hokkaidonensis JCM 18461 genome contains these proteins:
- the dnaB gene encoding replicative DNA helicase, producing MNNDVLSDQTPPQNIEAEKAVLGAAFLSGDALVEAMEYVQPEDFYRRAHQIIFQKMVDLNDQDKPIDALTMREQLDKTNQLEDIGGLSYIIELAEAVPTAANVVYYAKIVQEKSVLRKLIQTATDIVTRSYTGEDEVPDLLDEAERSILNVAETRNQDGFKEIKDVLKEAFEEIDRLSQDDSEVTGLSTGYPQLDKMTTGLHEDELVILAARPAVGKTAFALNIAQNVGTQTDKTVAIFSLEMSAQSLVNRMLCAEGSIDANHLRTGQLSEEEWRNLVVAMGSLSKTSIYIDDTAGIKISEIRAKCRRLAKEQGNLGLIVIDYLQLIEGNNRENRQQEVSDISRQLKKLAKELNVPVIALSQLSRGVEQRQDKRPVLSDIRESGSIEQDADIVGFLYREDYYDRDNEDEDNQEDPRDNDENVGEVEVIIEKNRSGPRGTVKLLFVKSYNKFSSIAYVPENS from the coding sequence ATGAATAATGATGTTTTAAGTGACCAAACGCCACCCCAAAACATCGAAGCCGAAAAAGCTGTCTTAGGAGCCGCTTTTTTGAGTGGGGATGCGTTGGTGGAGGCCATGGAATACGTGCAACCGGAGGACTTTTATCGCCGAGCACATCAAATTATCTTTCAAAAAATGGTGGACTTGAATGACCAAGATAAGCCCATCGACGCATTAACAATGCGTGAACAATTAGATAAAACCAATCAACTTGAAGATATTGGTGGTTTAAGCTACATTATTGAACTAGCCGAAGCGGTCCCAACCGCTGCTAATGTGGTCTATTATGCTAAAATCGTACAAGAAAAATCTGTGTTACGAAAGCTGATTCAAACTGCAACTGACATCGTTACTCGTAGTTATACTGGCGAAGATGAAGTACCTGACCTTCTTGATGAAGCGGAGCGTTCAATTTTAAACGTTGCTGAAACCAGAAATCAAGATGGATTTAAAGAAATCAAAGATGTGTTAAAAGAAGCCTTTGAAGAAATTGATCGGTTATCGCAAGATGATTCTGAAGTAACTGGTTTATCAACGGGCTATCCACAACTTGATAAGATGACGACGGGGTTACACGAGGATGAACTAGTTATTTTAGCTGCTCGTCCTGCTGTTGGTAAAACTGCATTCGCGCTTAATATTGCGCAAAATGTTGGTACCCAAACTGATAAAACAGTCGCTATTTTTAGCTTGGAAATGAGCGCACAATCACTGGTTAACCGGATGTTATGTGCTGAAGGTAGCATTGATGCTAATCACTTAAGAACAGGGCAACTTAGTGAAGAAGAATGGCGTAACCTAGTTGTGGCGATGGGTAGTCTATCTAAAACCAGCATTTATATTGACGATACGGCTGGAATTAAGATTTCTGAAATTAGAGCTAAATGTCGTCGATTAGCTAAAGAGCAAGGTAATTTAGGCCTAATTGTGATTGATTATCTTCAATTAATTGAAGGAAATAATCGTGAAAACCGACAACAGGAAGTTTCTGATATTTCACGACAGTTAAAAAAGTTAGCTAAAGAGTTGAATGTACCAGTGATTGCACTATCTCAGTTATCACGGGGCGTTGAACAACGACAAGATAAACGGCCAGTTTTATCAGATATTCGTGAATCCGGGTCAATTGAACAAGATGCCGATATTGTTGGTTTTTTATATCGGGAAGATTATTATGATCGCGATAATGAGGATGAAGATAACCAAGAAGATCCACGTGATAACGATGAAAACGTGGGTGAAGTTGAGGTTATTATCGAAAAGAACCGGAGCGGTCCTCGTGGAACGGTTAAATTATTGTTTGTAAAATCGTATAATAAATTTTCTTCAATCGCATATGTACCTGAAAATAGTTAA
- a CDS encoding sulfite exporter TauE/SafE family protein — translation MTILFLMKKKAILMNIILLGIIGLIIGTLVILFGGGGAAIYLGILTGVFGLKASAAAATSLVTVLPSLIMGAWRYYRQGQINTKVGNQILISAIPAVIIGSLLSSYIPNSIYAWLIGVILILLGLSMFLQNRNKSAESKAQTVNTARLKAGLYGILGGLMVGVAGMSGGAVILAGLFLLGLKDFKATATSTYVLVFMSATGALFHIAGGQVDWQAGLPLMVGALFGAMIAPKLAQLLAKTRITQYMKPAIGVFLALLGIKSLL, via the coding sequence ATGACAATTTTATTTTTAATGAAAAAGAAGGCTATTTTGATGAATATCATTTTGTTAGGTATAATCGGGCTAATTATTGGTACACTAGTGATTCTTTTTGGCGGTGGTGGTGCCGCAATTTATCTGGGAATCTTAACCGGTGTTTTTGGACTCAAAGCTTCAGCGGCCGCGGCTACCTCTCTGGTCACGGTTCTCCCGTCATTAATAATGGGCGCTTGGCGTTACTATCGGCAGGGCCAGATCAATACAAAAGTTGGCAACCAAATATTGATATCGGCCATCCCTGCCGTCATCATTGGGTCACTGCTTTCCAGTTATATTCCAAATTCAATTTATGCTTGGTTGATTGGGGTAATCCTGATCCTTTTAGGTCTCAGTATGTTTTTACAAAATCGGAACAAGTCCGCTGAATCTAAAGCCCAGACAGTCAATACCGCGCGGTTAAAAGCTGGTCTATACGGAATTTTAGGTGGCTTAATGGTCGGTGTGGCAGGCATGAGCGGTGGCGCCGTGATCTTAGCTGGCCTTTTTTTGCTGGGCCTCAAAGATTTCAAGGCCACCGCAACTTCCACCTATGTGCTGGTGTTCATGTCCGCTACTGGAGCATTATTTCATATTGCAGGAGGGCAAGTTGATTGGCAAGCGGGATTGCCCTTAATGGTTGGGGCTTTATTTGGTGCCATGATCGCCCCAAAACTGGCGCAATTACTGGCGAAAACGCGTATTACTCAGTACATGAAACCTGCTATTGGCGTATTCCTAGCTTTGCTTGGGATTAAATCATTATTATAA
- a CDS encoding TetR/AcrR family transcriptional regulator: MTRQILSQAKIVQTSIELIEAGEQLSFSTIARALGTKSQALYSYFDNQTALSYAVVGWTITQVNDRLRTQLFGLSGQQGIVAFATEFRKLALVHLKLTRFVLAKPRTKDYPIATKAFTQLRQLLNQMIASQYPEQQRLLVSRCIRALIVGDIVNVGTGWFTDDTISTADSFHELLVMNLKMLATK; the protein is encoded by the coding sequence ATGACGCGTCAAATTTTATCACAAGCAAAAATTGTTCAAACAAGTATTGAATTGATCGAGGCAGGTGAGCAACTGAGTTTTTCGACAATTGCGCGTGCACTCGGGACAAAATCGCAAGCATTATATAGTTATTTCGACAATCAAACTGCGCTTAGTTACGCGGTTGTTGGTTGGACGATTACACAGGTCAACGATCGACTGCGCACACAACTTTTCGGTCTTTCCGGTCAGCAAGGCATCGTAGCATTTGCAACGGAATTTCGAAAGCTAGCGTTGGTACACCTGAAGCTGACTCGTTTCGTGTTGGCCAAACCACGAACTAAAGATTATCCAATCGCAACCAAAGCTTTTACGCAATTGCGTCAATTACTGAATCAAATGATTGCGAGCCAGTATCCCGAGCAACAGCGTTTATTGGTCAGTCGCTGCATCCGTGCTTTGATAGTGGGTGATATTGTTAATGTTGGGACGGGGTGGTTCACGGATGATACCATTTCGACGGCCGATAGTTTTCATGAGCTGTTAGTGATGAATTTGAAGATGTTGGCAACAAAATAA
- the rplI gene encoding 50S ribosomal protein L9, translating to MKIIFLEDVRGRGKRGEVKEVSDGYAQNFLIKQGKAKAATNAAMSALKGQQRAEDKKEAELLAESQAVKAKLEADETVVELTAKAGTDGRLFGSIPSKQIAQALDKQYQVKLDKRKIELTDPIRVLGYTNVPVKLAPQVTATIRVHVAEK from the coding sequence ATGAAAATTATATTCTTGGAAGATGTTAGAGGTCGCGGTAAACGTGGTGAAGTTAAAGAGGTTTCTGATGGTTATGCTCAGAACTTTTTGATTAAACAGGGAAAAGCTAAAGCAGCCACTAATGCTGCTATGAGTGCTCTTAAGGGACAACAACGAGCAGAAGATAAAAAAGAGGCAGAGTTACTCGCTGAATCACAAGCTGTTAAAGCAAAATTGGAAGCTGATGAAACAGTAGTTGAATTAACCGCAAAAGCTGGTACAGACGGACGGCTATTTGGATCAATTCCAAGTAAACAAATTGCGCAGGCATTGGATAAACAGTATCAAGTTAAGTTAGATAAACGTAAAATAGAATTAACAGATCCTATTCGCGTACTTGGCTATACGAATGTGCCAGTTAAGCTAGCACCACAAGTTACCGCTACTATTCGCGTACATGTAGCTGAAAAATAA
- a CDS encoding NADP-dependent oxidoreductase codes for MKSFGYKKFGGPEVFEEINSAEPEITKDNQVIIATLSVGLNNFERSQRAGNFGGDKFPIIPGRDVVGKVIEVGADVNTVEPDDIVIGHAGPAYADKVKLATRRLIKKPAGVSNQAAVSIITPGITAYNAVSYFTHVKSGDTVLVNGATGGVGSIAVQVAKKLGAHVIGVGSSRNEAMMETLGVDEVGLYNQENINEKFANQADVVINAALDGSNPSLISDVIKDGGQSASVGAAPDLSAKPNATFEHVKPIDAKHDQIALQKLADMLADGSLNVKIFKELSLTLAGVIEGHQLLEQHHAPGRIILVK; via the coding sequence ATGAAATCCTTTGGATACAAAAAATTTGGTGGACCGGAAGTTTTTGAAGAAATTAATAGTGCAGAGCCGGAAATTACAAAAGACAATCAAGTAATTATTGCGACACTGTCCGTTGGTTTGAATAATTTTGAACGTAGTCAGCGAGCAGGCAACTTTGGTGGAGATAAGTTTCCAATCATCCCCGGCCGAGATGTGGTTGGCAAGGTTATTGAGGTTGGAGCAGATGTTAATACTGTTGAACCTGATGATATTGTGATTGGGCATGCCGGTCCTGCTTATGCAGATAAAGTTAAGTTAGCAACTAGGCGATTAATTAAAAAGCCAGCAGGAGTTTCTAATCAGGCAGCTGTATCAATTATCACTCCTGGAATTACAGCCTATAATGCTGTTTCATATTTTACGCATGTGAAGTCTGGGGACACAGTATTGGTAAATGGGGCAACTGGAGGTGTTGGATCGATTGCAGTTCAGGTTGCTAAAAAACTTGGTGCGCATGTCATCGGTGTTGGTTCATCACGAAACGAAGCAATGATGGAAACATTGGGAGTTGATGAAGTTGGTTTATATAATCAAGAAAACATTAATGAAAAGTTTGCCAATCAAGCAGATGTTGTGATCAATGCAGCATTGGATGGAAGTAATCCATCATTGATTAGTGATGTTATCAAAGATGGTGGCCAGTCAGCTTCTGTTGGAGCAGCGCCGGATTTATCGGCTAAGCCAAACGCTACGTTTGAACATGTTAAACCAATAGATGCGAAACATGATCAAATTGCATTACAAAAACTAGCTGATATGTTAGCGGACGGTTCGTTAAACGTTAAAATTTTTAAAGAACTATCATTAACTCTAGCGGGTGTGATTGAAGGGCATCAATTACTGGAACAGCATCATGCACCTGGTCGAATTATTTTAGTTAAATAA
- a CDS encoding MDR family MFS transporter — MKQEIRLRWLVIGSFLSSIGTSFIWPLTTIYLHNELHQSLTMIGFVLLLYSGTNVVGSYLSGMLFDRYNPRLLILGGLLVDMAAMVVLIFVNHWPVYPIFLSIIGFFNGWLTTLINSLGTLVHSRDGRYVFNMLYFAANLGIVIGTSIVGFVYHGSVSLMFTLTTILYVFYFIVAARFYYVDTSAIMQKKKTQVAQVKLSKPNATIMWTFFISLGIIWVMYEQWVSNLSVYVTDMGISMALYSLLWTINAALIVLFQMIINWMAHLIKNIFIQVYVGIFFCALSFVILIFAHSYPMFVLAMVVLTVGEATAFPTMPAIVNDLSPLAAKGKYQGLMNAFASAGKAIGPLFGGMIIEGFSYRVLFIVCSLSIALVGVIVIVIVNLQGRKAEYFR, encoded by the coding sequence ATGAAACAGGAAATCAGATTACGGTGGCTAGTAATAGGATCTTTCTTAAGTAGTATTGGAACTAGTTTTATTTGGCCGTTAACGACGATTTATTTACATAATGAATTACATCAATCACTAACCATGATTGGATTTGTACTGTTGCTTTATTCCGGTACGAACGTTGTTGGTAGCTACTTAAGTGGAATGCTATTTGACCGCTATAATCCGCGCCTGCTAATCTTAGGTGGCTTGTTAGTTGATATGGCGGCGATGGTTGTTTTAATCTTTGTTAATCATTGGCCGGTATATCCAATTTTTTTATCAATTATTGGTTTTTTTAATGGCTGGTTGACAACCCTGATTAATTCTCTCGGGACATTGGTTCACAGTCGAGACGGTCGTTATGTTTTTAATATGCTCTACTTTGCGGCTAATTTAGGAATTGTGATTGGGACTTCCATTGTTGGTTTTGTTTATCACGGGAGCGTCTCATTGATGTTCACGTTGACTACTATTTTATACGTATTCTATTTTATCGTAGCTGCACGTTTTTACTATGTTGATACTAGTGCGATCATGCAAAAGAAGAAAACGCAGGTAGCACAAGTTAAACTAAGTAAACCGAACGCAACTATTATGTGGACCTTTTTTATTTCCCTGGGAATAATTTGGGTAATGTATGAGCAATGGGTCAGTAATTTATCTGTTTATGTCACTGATATGGGGATCTCAATGGCACTATATAGTCTTTTATGGACAATTAATGCTGCATTAATTGTATTATTTCAAATGATTATTAATTGGATGGCACATTTAATTAAAAACATTTTTATTCAGGTATACGTTGGGATCTTTTTTTGTGCGTTATCTTTTGTAATTTTAATTTTTGCGCACAGTTATCCTATGTTTGTTTTAGCGATGGTAGTCTTAACGGTTGGAGAAGCAACTGCCTTTCCAACAATGCCAGCAATTGTGAATGATTTATCGCCGTTAGCAGCTAAGGGAAAATATCAGGGCTTAATGAATGCCTTTGCCTCCGCTGGAAAAGCGATAGGTCCATTATTTGGCGGTATGATTATTGAAGGATTTTCTTATCGGGTTTTGTTTATCGTCTGTTCACTTTCCATCGCATTAGTCGGTGTCATTGTCATCGTTATCGTTAATTTACAGGGTCGAAAAGCGGAGTACTTTAGGTAA
- a CDS encoding DHH family phosphoesterase: MNRFFERENLPFFLRNPSIRWVTIFMFVVSALGIIFSFMTSWILGVIMFVLAVVSLYFVLNLLKRIVSDTNEYITDLSYRIKRGEQEALIQMPVGMIVFDDKQEIEWINPYMVTYFESEVVGKKITEVDEKLAKLIADNRNTAAPVTIKWQQKRFTLLVQPDFHVVYLMDITHYAKIDERYQNEKVILGNIYLDNYAEITQGMTDSEVSNLHNYVTSELGDWAQKYGLFMKVIDDDDYLILGHQSTLDNVEKDKFSILDVIRENTSKQNSPVTLSVGVAYGDADLNNLADLAQSNLDLALGRGGDQVVVKADGQQARFYGGKTNPMEKRTRVRARMISQALQELMNESDQVFVQGHRVPDMDSLGACLGIRRIAKMNGQECWIVLEKTHLHSDIERLLTEIDGYQDIKDHIITAEQAEEMATTKSLLVMVDHSKASISMSERLYDKLQNRVMIIDHHRRGEDFPENPILVYIEPYASSTCELITEMFEYQPREGEPINKIEATAMLTGIQVDTKSFTLRAGTRTFDAASYLRSAGADGILIQQFMKENVDSYLQRNHLVATVTFIDDKMALCAGEDDQVYDSVTAAQTADSLLQMAGVDASFVITLRDDDAVGISARSIGDFNVQVIMEQLGGGGHLSNAATQIKDKTVTEVKEQLIEILQSDDDTEEEQNEE; the protein is encoded by the coding sequence ATGAATCGTTTTTTTGAACGTGAAAATTTACCATTTTTTCTCCGCAATCCAAGTATCCGTTGGGTGACCATTTTTATGTTTGTGGTTTCAGCTCTTGGAATTATTTTTTCATTTATGACCAGTTGGATTTTGGGCGTTATTATGTTCGTTTTGGCCGTAGTGAGTTTATATTTTGTACTGAATTTACTAAAAAGAATTGTGTCAGATACCAATGAATATATTACAGATTTATCCTACCGAATTAAACGTGGTGAACAAGAAGCGTTGATTCAAATGCCAGTTGGAATGATTGTATTTGATGATAAGCAAGAAATCGAATGGATCAATCCGTATATGGTCACGTATTTTGAAAGTGAAGTTGTTGGGAAAAAAATCACTGAAGTCGATGAAAAACTGGCTAAACTGATTGCCGATAATCGTAATACAGCGGCACCAGTAACAATTAAATGGCAGCAGAAACGATTTACATTGCTAGTACAACCTGATTTTCATGTTGTTTATCTAATGGATATTACACACTATGCAAAAATTGATGAACGATATCAAAATGAGAAGGTTATCTTAGGTAATATCTATCTTGATAATTATGCTGAAATTACCCAAGGGATGACGGATTCTGAGGTTTCTAACTTACATAATTATGTGACTTCTGAGTTGGGCGATTGGGCGCAAAAATATGGTTTGTTTATGAAGGTGATTGACGATGATGATTATCTGATTTTAGGTCATCAGAGTACGCTAGATAACGTAGAAAAAGATAAATTTAGTATTTTAGACGTTATTCGGGAAAATACATCTAAGCAAAACTCACCTGTTACACTTAGTGTTGGTGTTGCTTATGGTGATGCCGATTTGAATAATTTGGCTGATTTAGCACAGAGTAACCTTGATTTAGCACTTGGTCGTGGTGGTGATCAAGTGGTTGTTAAGGCTGATGGGCAGCAGGCTCGTTTTTATGGGGGTAAGACTAACCCAATGGAAAAACGGACACGGGTACGAGCCCGAATGATTAGTCAAGCGCTGCAGGAACTAATGAACGAATCTGATCAGGTCTTTGTCCAGGGACATCGTGTTCCAGATATGGATTCTCTTGGGGCTTGTTTAGGTATTCGACGAATTGCCAAGATGAATGGACAAGAGTGCTGGATTGTACTTGAGAAAACACATTTGCATTCAGATATTGAACGGTTGTTGACTGAGATTGATGGCTACCAAGATATTAAAGATCACATTATCACAGCTGAGCAGGCTGAGGAAATGGCCACCACAAAGAGTTTACTTGTGATGGTGGACCACTCAAAGGCAAGTATTTCAATGTCTGAACGATTATACGATAAGTTACAAAATCGAGTTATGATTATTGATCATCATCGGCGTGGTGAAGACTTTCCAGAAAATCCAATTCTAGTTTATATTGAACCATATGCTTCATCTACGTGTGAGTTGATTACTGAAATGTTTGAATATCAGCCTCGTGAGGGTGAACCGATCAATAAAATTGAAGCGACGGCCATGCTGACGGGAATTCAGGTGGATACGAAGTCATTTACATTGCGTGCAGGGACTAGAACGTTTGATGCGGCTAGTTATCTGCGATCTGCTGGTGCAGACGGAATCTTAATTCAGCAGTTTATGAAAGAAAATGTAGATAGTTACTTGCAAAGAAACCATCTAGTTGCTACAGTTACCTTCATTGATGATAAAATGGCGTTATGCGCCGGTGAAGATGATCAGGTGTATGATTCAGTAACAGCAGCGCAAACTGCTGATTCATTGCTTCAGATGGCTGGTGTTGATGCTTCATTTGTAATTACGCTCCGTGATGACGATGCTGTTGGTATTTCTGCTCGCTCAATTGGTGATTTTAATGTCCAGGTTATCATGGAACAGTTAGGTGGGGGTGGTCATTTATCAAATGCCGCTACCCAAATTAAAGACAAAACGGTTACAGAAGTAAAAGAACAACTAATTGAAATTTTACAAAGTGATGACGATACTGAGGAAGAACAAAACGAGGAGTGA
- the spxB gene encoding pyruvate oxidase: MTTKINASDAMIKVLEDWQVDHIFGLPGGSFDSTMDALYNRQNTMKYIQVRQEETGALAASGEAKLTGKIGVTFGSAGPGAVHLLNGLYDAKHDHAPVLALVGQVGTDFMNTEYFQELNENPIFADVAVYNRTVMTAEQLPAVVDQAILQAYEHSGVAVVTIPKDLGWAKIDDNYISKAGNYVATNNYQLPDQSAVQQAVNILKDAKKPLIYFGLGAKDANPELKRLSDQLKIPLMSSALAKGVIADSDPAYMSSAGRVASKPGVEAARAADAILFIGSNFPFAPYFFSPDAKFIQVDVKPTNIGKRHHVDVGILADAKTILKAMVDQAPTVTQRPFYDAMLANKENWLKWLTKFVDEDKQPLNVDSVFAQINKIATDDAIFALDVGNVTIDGVRLLQMKPTQKITTSGWYATMGYALPTAIGAQASYPDRQVFSISGDGGYTMVMHDILTQVKYQQPIINVVLTNQSLGFIEAEQDDTQQPHSGVDLIDANFGDAATALGAKGYEVHTLDELKQAFTEAKDTKGPVVIDVKIANDRPLPVEQLVLEADEQHSQADVDAFVKQYRADGLIPVSQLLQKYNV, translated from the coding sequence ATGACAACAAAAATTAATGCGTCAGATGCAATGATTAAGGTGTTGGAAGACTGGCAGGTTGATCATATCTTTGGATTACCAGGTGGTTCATTCGATTCGACGATGGATGCTCTTTATAATCGACAAAATACAATGAAGTATATCCAGGTTCGGCAAGAAGAAACTGGCGCTTTAGCTGCGTCGGGGGAAGCGAAGTTGACTGGTAAAATTGGTGTTACTTTTGGGTCTGCAGGTCCAGGAGCAGTGCACTTATTAAATGGATTATATGATGCTAAACATGACCATGCTCCAGTTTTAGCGCTTGTTGGTCAAGTTGGAACTGATTTTATGAATACTGAATATTTTCAAGAACTCAATGAAAATCCAATTTTTGCTGATGTAGCTGTTTATAACCGAACGGTAATGACCGCAGAACAATTACCAGCAGTGGTTGACCAAGCTATTTTGCAGGCTTATGAGCATTCTGGTGTGGCAGTTGTTACAATTCCTAAAGACCTTGGTTGGGCCAAAATTGATGATAATTATATTTCAAAAGCTGGTAACTATGTAGCTACGAATAATTATCAGTTACCCGATCAAAGTGCAGTGCAACAAGCTGTTAATATTTTGAAAGATGCTAAAAAGCCGTTAATTTATTTTGGGTTGGGTGCCAAAGATGCTAATCCAGAATTAAAACGGTTATCTGATCAATTGAAAATTCCATTAATGTCTTCGGCGTTGGCTAAAGGAGTCATTGCTGATAGCGATCCTGCCTATATGAGTAGTGCTGGACGAGTGGCCTCAAAACCAGGCGTTGAGGCGGCAAGAGCTGCTGATGCAATTTTATTTATTGGAAGTAATTTTCCATTTGCACCATATTTCTTTAGTCCAGATGCTAAATTTATTCAGGTCGATGTTAAACCAACTAATATTGGTAAACGGCACCATGTTGATGTTGGTATTTTAGCGGATGCAAAAACGATTTTGAAGGCGATGGTGGACCAAGCACCCACAGTTACACAACGACCATTTTATGATGCTATGTTAGCCAATAAGGAAAATTGGCTCAAATGGTTAACTAAGTTTGTCGACGAAGACAAGCAACCATTAAATGTGGATTCAGTTTTTGCTCAAATTAATAAAATTGCCACTGACGATGCTATTTTTGCACTAGATGTTGGGAATGTCACGATTGATGGCGTTCGATTATTACAGATGAAACCAACTCAAAAAATTACAACGTCAGGCTGGTATGCGACGATGGGCTATGCTTTACCAACCGCAATTGGTGCACAGGCCTCTTATCCGGATCGGCAAGTATTTTCAATTAGTGGTGATGGCGGCTACACAATGGTGATGCATGATATTTTAACGCAGGTTAAATATCAACAACCAATTATTAATGTTGTTCTCACTAATCAATCATTAGGATTCATTGAAGCAGAACAAGATGATACTCAGCAACCACATTCTGGTGTTGATTTAATCGATGCCAACTTTGGGGATGCTGCAACAGCGTTAGGGGCCAAGGGATACGAAGTCCATACTTTGGATGAATTGAAGCAGGCATTTACCGAAGCAAAGGATACTAAGGGACCGGTAGTTATTGATGTGAAAATTGCTAATGATCGACCACTTCCTGTTGAACAACTAGTGCTGGAAGCTGATGAACAACATTCACAAGCCGATGTAGATGCATTTGTTAAACAATATCGTGCTGATGGACTAATTCCAGTTAGTCAATTACTACAAAAATATAATGTCTAA
- the rpsR gene encoding 30S ribosomal protein S18, which produces MAQQRRGGHRRRKVDFIAANHIEYIDYKDTDLLKRFISERGKILPRRVSGTSAKNQRRLTIAIKRARIMGLLPFVAED; this is translated from the coding sequence ATGGCTCAACAAAGAAGAGGCGGACATCGTCGCCGTAAGGTTGACTTTATTGCCGCAAACCATATTGAATACATCGATTACAAAGATACTGATTTACTAAAACGTTTTATTTCTGAACGCGGTAAGATTTTACCACGTCGAGTTAGTGGAACAAGTGCTAAAAACCAGCGTCGTTTAACAATTGCAATCAAACGTGCTCGGATTATGGGTCTGCTACCATTCGTTGCAGAAGACTAA
- a CDS encoding SDR family NAD(P)-dependent oxidoreductase, producing the protein MNTNEIITLVTGGNRGMGLEIVKELSQKGQRVIMGSRSFEKGKTAITQLSKTGINADLVQLDVTNPASVSKAAQVISDKYGYLTILINNAGAVFDFQQQPSVVKLDNLRADFEINYFGLIDVSQKMLPLLKKSPQAKILNISSMMGSKTASLDPKTGVYNVVATGYQSAKAAANMYTVQLAKEMARANLPITFNAIDPGMVATEFGGSTPEQAQQFGANPVDFGVARTIELATSPDDNTTATFTNTSGNVAW; encoded by the coding sequence ATGAATACAAATGAAATTATCACGCTCGTAACTGGTGGTAATCGTGGTATGGGATTAGAAATTGTCAAAGAATTAAGCCAAAAAGGTCAAAGGGTTATTATGGGCTCACGGAGCTTTGAAAAAGGTAAGACGGCCATTACACAATTATCCAAAACTGGAATTAACGCGGATTTAGTACAGCTGGATGTCACTAATCCAGCTTCAGTTTCAAAAGCGGCTCAAGTAATCAGTGATAAATATGGCTACCTGACCATCCTGATCAACAATGCCGGCGCCGTATTTGATTTTCAACAACAACCATCTGTTGTTAAGTTAGATAATTTGCGTGCAGATTTTGAAATTAATTATTTTGGATTAATCGATGTATCGCAAAAAATGTTGCCTTTACTTAAAAAAAGTCCCCAAGCTAAAATTCTTAATATTTCGAGTATGATGGGGTCTAAAACAGCGTCACTGGATCCTAAAACAGGCGTATACAACGTTGTAGCAACTGGTTACCAGTCAGCTAAGGCAGCAGCCAACATGTATACTGTTCAATTGGCCAAAGAAATGGCCAGAGCTAATCTACCAATTACGTTCAACGCTATTGATCCTGGCATGGTAGCAACCGAATTTGGTGGCTCCACGCCTGAACAAGCACAGCAGTTTGGTGCAAATCCAGTTGACTTTGGCGTTGCTAGAACGATTGAACTCGCTACTAGTCCGGATGACAACACTACGGCTACATTTACTAATACTAGCGGGAACGTTGCTTGGTAA